The DNA region ACGTAAGGTCAACTGTGTACCCGGCTCCCCAATTGACTGTGCGGCAATAACACCAACAGCCTCACCTTTTTGAACCAATCTACCAGAAGCTAAGTTTCTACCATAACATTTAGCACAAACACCTTTTTTACTTTCGCAAGTTAATACCGAACGAATCTCTACAGATTCAATATGAGAATCTTCTATTAAATGAGCTAATTCTTCATTAATCTCTTGTCCGGCACTCACTATCAAGTCATTAGTTAAAGGATTATATATATCGTGTAAAGCTACACGGCCTAAAATACGTTCAGATAGTGACTCAACAATTTCTTCACTTTTCTTCAAAGCAGTAATGGTTAAGCCTCTGAGTGTACCACAATCTTCTTCCGAAATAATAACATCTTGAGCAACATCAACCAAACGACGAGTTAAGTAACCAGCATCAGCCGTTTTAAGAGCTGTATCGGCCAAACCTTTACGAGCACCGTGAGTAGAAATAAAATACTCAAGAACAGAAAGACCTTCTTTAAAGTTAGAAAGAATTGGATTCTCAATAATTTCACCACCGGTAGCACCTGATTTCTGAGGTTTTGCCATCAAACCACGCATACCTGATAACTGGCGAATTTGTTCTTTAGAACCACGAGCTCCAGAGTCAAGCATCATATAAACGGAGTTAAATCCTTGCCTATCAGATGAAATCTCTTTCATCAATGTATGTGTAAGATGTGAGTTTGTATGTGTCCAAATATCAATAATTTGATTGTAACGCTCTGTATTGGTAATGAAACCCATATTGTAGTTATTCACTACTTCCTCTACTTCTTCGTTTGCTTGCTTAATTAAAACTTTTTTAGATTCAGGGATAACAACATCACCTAAGTTAAATGACAATCCACCTTTAAAAGCCATATTAAATCCCATAGATTTAATATCATCTAAAAAAGCAGCCGTTTTAGCGGTACCAACAACTTTTAATACGTCAGCGATAATATCGCGTAATGAACGTTTAGTCAATACTTCGTTAATGTATTTATACCCTTCCGGTACTACTTGATTAAATAGCACACGACCAACAGTAGTTTCTACTTGATGATTGATAGGTTTTCCATCAACAATATCGTCTACTTTAGCATAGATGATAGCGTGTAAGTCAACTGCTTTTTCATTATAAGCAATAATAACTTCTTCCGGACCGTAAAATTTATAACCTTCCCCTTTTACAGGATTAGATTCGATACTTTTACGAGGTTTTGTCATATAATATAATCCCAAAACCATATCCTGGGAAGGAACAGTAATAGGAGCTCCATTGGCAGGATTTAAAATATTATGAGATGCAAGCAATAACATTTGTGCTTCGAGTACCGCTGCATTTCCTAAAGGTACGTGAACAGCCATCTGGTCACCATCAAAGTCGGCATTAAAACCTGTACAAGCCAATGGGTGTAACTGTATAGCTTTACCTTCTATCAACTTAGGTTGAAAAGCCTGAATACCTAAACGGTGCAATGTAGGAGCACGGTTAAGCATAACAGGATGTCCTTTTAAAATATTTTCAAGAATATCCCAAATGATAGCATCTTTACGATCAACTATTTTCTTTGCAGATTTAACAGTTTTAACAATGCCACGCTCCATTAATTTACGAATAATAAATGGCTTAAATAACTCTGATGCCATTCCTTTAGGAAGACCACATTCGTTAAGTTTCAGGTTTGGACCTACTACAATAACAGAACGGCCGGAATAATCGACACGTTTACCTAAAAGGTTTTGACGGAATCGACCTTGCTTTCCTTTTAAGCTATCACTCAGTGATTTTAGAGGACGGTTAGCTTCAGTTTTTACGGCATTAGCTTTTCTTGAATTATCAAATAACGAATCAACAGCTTCCTGCAACATACGTTTTTCATTACGCATAATTACATCAGGAGCTTTAATTTCTATCAATCGCTTTAAGCGATTATTACGAATAATAACTCTACGATATAAATCGTTTAAGTCGGAAGTCGCAAAACGACCACCATCCAAAGGCACTAAAGGACGCAATTCCGGTGGAATTACTGGAACAACTTTCACAATCATCCATTCCGGACGATTCTCTATTCTTCCTTGTGCATCCCTAAAAGATTCATAAACCTGAAGACGTTTTAGTGCTTCTAGTTTACGTTGTTGCGAAGTTTCTGTATTAGCTTTATGACGAAGTTCGTAAGAAACTTTATCTAAATCTAAACCTGCCAATAAATCGAAGATAGCTTCGGCACCCATTTTAGCAACAAACTTATTAGGATCACTATCGTCAAGATGCTGATTTTCAGTTGGTAGCGAATCAAGAATATCAAAATATTCTTCTTCGGTTAAAAAATCCATATACTTAACAGCTTCGCCTTCAGCATTTATAGCTCCAGCGGGATTTATTACAACATAACGTTCATAATAAATAATAGTATCAAGTTTTTTGGATTGTAAGCCTAATAAAGCACCAATTTTATTTGGTAAAGAACGAAAAAACCAAATATGAGAAACGGGAACAACCAATTTAATGTGTCCCATTCTTTCGCGACGAACTTTCTTTTCTGTTACTTCAACTCCACAACGATCGCAAACAATCCCTTTATAACGGATTCTTTTGTATTTACCACAGTGGCACTCATAATCTTTTACAGGTCCGAAAATTCTTTCACAGAATAAACCATCGCGTTCAGGTTTATAAGTTCTGTAGTTAATAGTTTCGGGTTTTAACACTTCTCCGCTAGATTGCTCCAGAATCTGCTCGGGAGAGGCCAAACTAATCGTAATATTTGAAAAGCTGTTTTGTGTAAGATTTGTATCTTTTCTAAAAGCCATAA from Bacteroidales bacterium includes:
- the rpoC gene encoding DNA-directed RNA polymerase subunit beta', which encodes MAFRKDTNLTQNSFSNITISLASPEQILEQSSGEVLKPETINYRTYKPERDGLFCERIFGPVKDYECHCGKYKRIRYKGIVCDRCGVEVTEKKVRRERMGHIKLVVPVSHIWFFRSLPNKIGALLGLQSKKLDTIIYYERYVVINPAGAINAEGEAVKYMDFLTEEEYFDILDSLPTENQHLDDSDPNKFVAKMGAEAIFDLLAGLDLDKVSYELRHKANTETSQQRKLEALKRLQVYESFRDAQGRIENRPEWMIVKVVPVIPPELRPLVPLDGGRFATSDLNDLYRRVIIRNNRLKRLIEIKAPDVIMRNEKRMLQEAVDSLFDNSRKANAVKTEANRPLKSLSDSLKGKQGRFRQNLLGKRVDYSGRSVIVVGPNLKLNECGLPKGMASELFKPFIIRKLMERGIVKTVKSAKKIVDRKDAIIWDILENILKGHPVMLNRAPTLHRLGIQAFQPKLIEGKAIQLHPLACTGFNADFDGDQMAVHVPLGNAAVLEAQMLLLASHNILNPANGAPITVPSQDMVLGLYYMTKPRKSIESNPVKGEGYKFYGPEEVIIAYNEKAVDLHAIIYAKVDDIVDGKPINHQVETTVGRVLFNQVVPEGYKYINEVLTKRSLRDIIADVLKVVGTAKTAAFLDDIKSMGFNMAFKGGLSFNLGDVVIPESKKVLIKQANEEVEEVVNNYNMGFITNTERYNQIIDIWTHTNSHLTHTLMKEISSDRQGFNSVYMMLDSGARGSKEQIRQLSGMRGLMAKPQKSGATGGEIIENPILSNFKEGLSVLEYFISTHGARKGLADTALKTADAGYLTRRLVDVAQDVIISEEDCGTLRGLTITALKKSEEIVESLSERILGRVALHDIYNPLTNDLIVSAGQEINEELAHLIEDSHIESVEIRSVLTCESKKGVCAKCYGRNLASGRLVQKGEAVGVIAAQSIGEPGTQLTLRTFHVGGTASNIATSSRIESKFEGKLKIEELRTVAYEDSEGKKYQVVIGRSAEMKVVDEKTGVALASANIPYGAKLYSENGADVKKGDIICDWDPYNAVVLSEVKGKVSYENITQGVTYRVESDEQTGYKDKVVVENRSKAMNPIIHIKNSKGEIIKSYDIPVGAHIVVDDKKPIKAGDILVKIPRATGHAGDITGGLPRITELFEARNPSDPAKVAEIDGVVSFGKKLKRGNREVIITSKTGEQKKYLISTSKQILAQENDFVKSGTRLSDGAMTPADILAIKGPMKVQEYIVNEVQEVYRLQGVKINDKHFETIVRQMMRKVEIDDPGDTKFLENELVNRVDFLEENDLVFGQKVVEEAGDSENCIAGQMITARKLRDENSVLKRKDKALIVAREAQPATGRQILQGITRASLQTKSFISAASFQETTKVLTNAAINAKRDSLKGLKENVIVGHLIPAGTGLREYGDLIVGSKEEYQTLIDSREEVTE